A genomic stretch from Mycobacterium paraterrae includes:
- a CDS encoding PPE family protein — MDFGALPPEINSARMYAGPGSSSFQVAASAWNGLAAELQSAAQGYETTITQLAGDEWNGPASAAMASAAQPYITWMQETAAQAEQAATQAQAAAAAFEQAFAATVAPPLVAANRAETAAAVQANVFGQYTPLIMQLEAQYAQMWAQDAAAMYGYAGQSAAAAKVTPFATPAATTNPGGTADQSAAVGQATATSAATSSQTILQELISLLPSNIQALLTPAGFQSAFGTPSSIEGTLFGYIFGTTVLPTSLAGLVTLYSPYASLFYNTEGLPYFSVGMGNFGVQIAKSAGILGGAAPAAAAPALKGLGGLGAGLGSGAAGAAGAGAHAVSAITGGAGTVGKLAVPASWIGGAPAAAPQGVQLVSHVTAAPEAAASGGGNLLGGMPLAGTRAGFGNGLGPRYGFKPTVMGRPPIGG; from the coding sequence GTGGATTTCGGGGCGTTACCGCCTGAGATCAACTCGGCCCGGATGTACGCCGGTCCCGGATCGTCGTCGTTCCAGGTTGCGGCCTCGGCATGGAACGGGCTGGCCGCCGAGCTCCAGTCGGCCGCGCAGGGCTACGAGACGACGATCACGCAGCTCGCCGGCGACGAGTGGAACGGTCCGGCGTCGGCGGCGATGGCCAGCGCGGCGCAGCCGTACATCACCTGGATGCAGGAGACTGCCGCGCAGGCCGAGCAGGCCGCGACCCAAGCCCAGGCGGCGGCTGCCGCCTTCGAGCAGGCGTTCGCCGCAACTGTGGCGCCGCCGCTCGTCGCCGCCAACCGCGCCGAGACCGCTGCCGCGGTGCAGGCCAACGTGTTTGGTCAATACACGCCGTTGATCATGCAGCTCGAGGCGCAGTACGCCCAGATGTGGGCGCAGGACGCCGCGGCGATGTACGGCTATGCGGGGCAGTCCGCCGCCGCGGCGAAGGTGACCCCGTTCGCCACCCCAGCAGCGACCACCAATCCCGGCGGCACTGCAGACCAGTCGGCTGCGGTCGGCCAGGCCACCGCGACGTCGGCGGCCACCAGCTCGCAGACGATCCTGCAGGAGCTGATCTCGTTGCTGCCGAGCAACATTCAAGCACTGCTGACGCCAGCGGGCTTCCAGAGCGCGTTCGGAACTCCGTCGTCGATCGAGGGGACACTGTTCGGCTACATCTTCGGCACGACCGTCTTGCCCACCTCGCTGGCTGGTTTGGTCACGCTGTACTCGCCGTACGCCAGCTTGTTCTACAACACTGAGGGTTTGCCGTACTTCAGCGTTGGTATGGGCAACTTCGGTGTCCAGATCGCCAAGAGCGCGGGAATCCTGGGCGGGGCCGCGCCGGCCGCAGCCGCACCGGCGCTCAAGGGACTGGGCGGCCTGGGTGCCGGACTGGGCAGCGGGGCCGCAGGCGCCGCCGGTGCCGGCGCCCACGCGGTGTCGGCTATCACGGGTGGCGCCGGTACGGTCGGCAAGCTCGCGGTGCCGGCGTCCTGGATCGGTGGGGCGCCCGCGGCTGCTCCGCAGGGCGTGCAATTGGTCAGCCATGTCACCGCCGCGCCGGAGGCCGCCGCCAGCGGTGGCGGGAACCTCCTCGGCGGCATGCCGTTGGCCGGCACGCGCGCAGGCTTCGGCAACGGTCTGGGTCCGCGCTACGGGTTCAAGCCGACCGTCATGGGTCGGCCGCCGATCGGTGGTTGA
- a CDS encoding PE family protein, with amino-acid sequence MSFVTTQPEALSAAATSLQGIGAGLNAQNAAAAAPTTGVVPAAADEVSALTAAQFVAHAQLYQAVSQQAAAIHEAFVNTLGTSADSYAATEAANAAAAG; translated from the coding sequence ATGTCGTTCGTGACCACACAGCCGGAAGCATTATCCGCAGCGGCCACCAGCCTGCAAGGTATCGGCGCGGGCCTCAACGCCCAGAACGCCGCCGCAGCAGCCCCGACCACTGGTGTGGTTCCCGCTGCCGCAGACGAGGTTTCGGCTCTGACGGCGGCGCAGTTCGTCGCTCACGCGCAGTTGTATCAGGCCGTCAGCCAGCAGGCGGCGGCAATCCACGAAGCTTTCGTCAACACGCTGGGCACTAGCGCCGATTCCTACGCAGCCACCGAGGCCGCCAACGCGGCTGCGGCTGGCTAG
- a CDS encoding PPE family protein: MLDFAALPPEINSGRMYSGPGPGPLLAASEAWDGLAAELSYAASGYTSALAELTSNAWVGPTSVAMMSAVTPYITWLTTTGAQAEETANHARAAVAAYEAAFAMTVPPPVIAANRALLAALVATNFFGQNTPAIMMTEALYAEMWAQDAAAMYGYAGASETALAITPFTEPPKTTTTDDGATSQGNAVANAAATPASQAASVVQNAVAAAPSTSTQTSSALPAATSGATTAATPPTYTGPFSWLVQLIYNTYNQFPTGGWGLGLSNANLNTMRQILQAYFAVGLANFGWGIGQQLLSPAQAQALFNPAAAAGAGSLIGPAPLGGIGGTAGVSGAPFTASSVQASLGQANSLGRLSVPAGWQGATPAVVEEAKLVSAARSAAPQANGILNGVPMAGNAGLGGSRGSQYTVKYGLKHSVMTKPPAGG, from the coding sequence GTGCTTGATTTCGCCGCGTTGCCGCCGGAAATCAATTCAGGTCGGATGTACTCGGGTCCCGGGCCCGGGCCGCTCTTGGCGGCGTCCGAGGCATGGGACGGCCTGGCCGCGGAGCTGAGCTATGCGGCCAGCGGTTACACCTCCGCGCTGGCGGAGCTGACGAGCAATGCGTGGGTGGGCCCGACCTCGGTGGCGATGATGTCCGCGGTCACTCCTTACATCACCTGGCTGACGACCACCGGCGCTCAGGCCGAGGAGACGGCCAATCACGCTCGCGCAGCCGTGGCCGCCTACGAGGCGGCGTTCGCGATGACCGTGCCGCCGCCGGTGATCGCGGCCAACCGCGCGCTGTTGGCCGCCCTGGTCGCGACCAACTTCTTCGGGCAGAACACCCCCGCGATCATGATGACTGAAGCCCTGTACGCCGAGATGTGGGCGCAGGACGCCGCCGCCATGTACGGCTACGCCGGCGCCTCGGAGACCGCGTTGGCGATCACTCCGTTCACCGAGCCGCCGAAGACGACGACCACCGACGACGGGGCCACCAGCCAGGGCAATGCGGTGGCCAACGCCGCTGCCACGCCCGCCAGCCAAGCGGCATCGGTCGTCCAGAACGCGGTTGCGGCCGCACCGTCGACGAGCACTCAGACCAGCTCGGCGTTGCCCGCTGCGACATCCGGAGCCACGACCGCCGCGACGCCGCCGACCTACACCGGCCCGTTCTCCTGGCTCGTGCAATTGATCTACAACACCTACAACCAATTCCCGACCGGCGGTTGGGGCCTTGGCCTGTCCAACGCCAACCTGAACACGATGCGCCAGATCCTCCAGGCCTACTTCGCGGTCGGTCTGGCCAACTTCGGGTGGGGCATCGGCCAGCAGCTGCTCTCCCCGGCCCAGGCGCAGGCGCTGTTCAATCCGGCCGCGGCGGCCGGAGCGGGCTCATTGATCGGACCAGCGCCACTCGGCGGCATCGGCGGTACCGCGGGCGTGAGCGGTGCGCCGTTCACGGCCAGCAGCGTGCAGGCCAGCCTGGGCCAGGCCAACAGCCTTGGCCGGCTTTCGGTGCCCGCCGGTTGGCAAGGGGCGACGCCCGCAGTGGTCGAAGAGGCCAAGCTGGTCAGCGCCGCACGGTCGGCAGCGCCCCAAGCCAATGGAATCCTCAACGGTGTTCCGATGGCAGGCAACGCGGGCCTCGGTGGCAGCCGCGGCAGTCAATACACCGTGAAATACGGGCTGAAGCACTCGGTGATGACCAAGCCGCCCGCCGGCGGCTAA